The Haloarcula sp. H-GB4 genome segment TCGCGAACGATGCAGCCATAGACGTAACAGCTGACTGGGCATTCAACGTCCGCCGATCGGGAGACGGATCGAACTACTACGGACTGACGAATGACCCACGAAATCAGATCCAGGTATATGGTGGGAAGTGGACACTCCAGGGGACCGGATGGATGTCCGCAGTCGATATCTACCGGGGTTTGATCGCACCAGTCGTCATCAGAGGTGGGACGCACGGCCTGTTGGTTCGGGATGGCCAGGACTTCAGTGAAGGCTGGTCTGTCCGTGATGCGACGTTCGAGGGTGTCTCAGAACCAATCCGATTTAATTGCCAGAGTGGCGACCAGCAGTTGCTCGCAAATCTAACATTCAGAGACTTCCAGACCGGGGTATTCCTCGATCAGGCGTCTGGTCAAAACCTGACTGCATCAAACCTGGTGTTCGAAAGCCCCCGAAGTGACGCTGTCGGGCTCCGCTTCAATAAGTACACTACTGGAACAGTTTATGGCGCAGTGTGGACTGGGTCTACAGGTGCGTTGCTCTGGAACGACGGGAATTACACGCGCCCATCTGTCGTCGATGCCGATATTGCAGACGGCGGTTCACTCTGGAAGGGGCTGGAACCAGACGCCTCTTCAGACGTGCCGTGGCAGCAATGTCAAGACTCACCGGTCGTAGTGGATGGCGGTCCACAGATCACAACGCCAGTCGTTCGAACAGACTCCTACAGTGGCTCGTTGGCAGATCAGATTGAAGCGGCTGCGGGCGATCTGTCAGAGGGAGGGACGATTCTGATCTCTGGACAGGATTCGTATGACATTGGACGAACGATCTCACTGACGCTCGGGGGTCGTGATATCTCGGTCGTGTCTGCATGGAACGTTCGATTCAACGTGACGACCTCCGGGTGGACCTTCGATGTGACTGGTGCCGGTCACCTCGGTATTTACGGCGGCTTCTGGCATGGGCAAAACGACGGGTCGAAGCCGGGATGGTTGACCACTGATGTCCCGAATCTCGACGTAGCTGTCAACGCTGTATGGTTCTTCCCCGGTGGCAGCGGGATCAACGCGACACCTCGTTCCAAGGGGAGCTACCGGATCTTCGATACGCGATTCCACAAGATCTGTGAAACAAACGAGGTCGACCTCGCGAGTAATGCGTGTGTCCAGATTGGTGGCTCCGGATGCGCAGAGCTACTCCTCTCGCATATCGAAACCTCTGAGACGAAACGGTGTTACCGGTTCAATGCCGCAGTTGACGACTTCCACGGTGTCCGTCTTTCCGCACACCCCTGGTCTGAGAACGATGGGGCGAAATTCGCAGAAACAAACGCATCGCTGACTGGAACATGGTTCAACGTGAAATGGGAAGCGCCACGTAACAGCAACAGCATTGTATTCGACAACAGCAACACGTCGTCTCCTGCTGACGCAGTTGAGCCGTGGTCATGGGCAGACGGGGAACCGGTTGAGTTGTGGCGGGGGACAAAGCCACAGTTCTTCCCGGGGATCGACACCCGAGTGGATACGGCCCACATTCCGTAGATCGAGGGACTATCTTCTCTCTGGACTGATACTGTCTATATAAACGTCTTCATCGGTCTTCACGGTCGGCGCCCCCATTCCGTCAATCGTATTAGGTACTTGATTGTGACATTACAAGCGGATTGACACGTCATAATCCGCGACTAACTATTTATTCAGTATGGGTTGCCCAATGTAGACGTGAAACAAAGCATTTTACAGTGCCATGCAAACTCCTTCGGTGGTTCTCAAATCCATATCTATTCAGACATCTCCTCCGATGTCAGAATGGGCGGCCCCCCTATGACACCGATCCGGACCGAGGACACAACCCCCTCTGTGTTCAATATCAAGCAGTCTACTCGCATCCCTTTCTGCAATATTACGGTATGACAAGCGACGCTTGCTAGCGATGAGCGATCAGACGAACTCAGCCATGACTGGCACCGACGAGGACGGATCGATACACAAACTGTACGAACAGATTATCAAAGGAGGCGGTATTGCGTTCGGCGCAAGCCTGTTCGATAAAGCTCTTGGGTTCCTGTTCAACATTGTCGTCGCACGGTTTCTCGGGGCGAGCGGATACGGATTGTTCGTTCTCGGGTGGACAGTCGTACAGTTTGCTCAGCCGATCTCACTACTGGGGTTACCTGACGGTGTCGTACGTTACGTCTCAAAATACCGGAGTGAAGATGCCGATTCACAGGTGCGAGGGACAGTCTTCGCTTCAATAGCTATCACTGGACTACTGGGAATTCTTTTCGGCATACTCATGGTTCTCTTTTCGGGCCCACTGGCAGTACGAGTCTTTGAAGAATCGGCGTTGGTTCCGTTGCTGCCAATCCTGGCTGTGGCCCTTCCGTTCCGTGTACTGTTGACTGCATCAACGTCTGTCGCAGTTGGATTCAAGCGTGTTGGTGTCCAGCAGGGAGTCCTGAATGTCGCCTTTCCGATTCTGAAACTCGGCTTAGTTGCCGGTGCGCTTCTTCTGGGGTATGAACTCAAGGGGATGGTGACAGGGTTTGCTCTGGCCGTCGTTCTTTCAGCGCTACTCGGACTCGGTTTGATTCCGGGCTTATTCGAAGATATTGGCTTCCGCGGCCCGATTAAAGCCGATATTAAAGGATTGCTGAGATACTCGTTTCCGGTGTTTCTCTCGGGGTTCAGCTATCTCGCGCTTAATCAAATGGACCGATTGCTCCTCGGTACGTTTCGCTCGTCGGCAACTGTCGGGATATACAACGCCTCTTCGGTACTCTCACAGCAGGGAGTGATTTTCTTTTCGGCGCTGGTCACGATATTCAATCCAATCGCCTCGGATCTGTATAGCGGTAACAACATCACCAGACTTGAAACCGTGTATCAGACGGTGTCCCGCTGGGTGCTGATTTTCACGTTTCCGGTTGTTGTCATCGGGTCACTGTTCGCAGCCGAACTCCTGCAGTTATTCAATGAACAGTTCACTGAGGGCGTTCCAGTGTTGATCATCTTGTTTGCCGCGCAATTATTGCTAGTCGCGGTTGGACCGGCCGGCGAGCTCTTGCAGATGTCCGGGTTTCAGGATATCGTTCTGGTCGATACAGTGACCATGCTGGTCGCTAATGTCATCCTCAATCTGTTCCTGATACCGCAATACGGTGGTGTTGGAGCAGCGGTGGCGACTGCGATCTCCATTTCGGGAGTCCAGCTAGCCGAGCTCTATCAGACAAAGCAGTACGTCGGTATCCAACCGATCGGGAGGCAGTATATCATCACGCTTGTTATCGGGGGCGTGTTCGCGCTTCTCGCGTACTTGATAGGCCTCCGCTCTTTCTCCCTCCTCCCGCGGATCGGAATGGCACTCGGAATTGCGGTGGTCTATGTGCTGGTCATCTGGATGTTTGCAGTCGTTGATGACGATAAAGACATTTTCCGAGAATTCGTTGGCTGACCCTTCCCCTCATGTTGCAAAGGGGCAAACCGCAAGCGATCGCAGAGATAGTCCCGTTTCAACCCAAGCTACTGTAGTGTTATATCCAGGTCGTCATTCGGTTGTTTCGCTCTCACGTCCCCACGTTGACGCCGCGGTCATGTGACTCCACCACGCTGCATTCATTGGCTGATGGCGATGCTCGGGGATGACGTGAGTGTTAGTCTCCTCGGTGGTTTCAGTATACGATGGCAATACCTCACCTAGTGCCCAGTGCTCCTTTAGCCCAGCAAACTTGAGACGTACAGCCTCAGTCCGTGTCGACGGATGGGCACCAGAGAGTATCGAGACAGCATCTCCTTCCCACTTCTGTCCATCAGCTAATGGGTTTTCCCCGGACCCATCGTATGTTTTGTTCAGCATATACTTCCGGAGTGGTTTCTCCGGAAGGGAATCTTGTACCCGCGATCTTTCAATCAGCGGTCCACCAGAGGCGGGACAGAACACGGTCTGAAACTTCCGGGTCACGATCGTCAAACTCCAGCCACTGAGGAACTCGTTCCATCCATCGATAGCTGGTCTGATCCGACAGAAAACGACTACCTTCTCGACGATCGAGGGGTCAGTGAGATATGCGTCAGCAATAGAACAGAGTGGTCCACCTGCCGCAATCACGAGCGGGTTCTCTCGGGATGCCGCGTTAGCTGCGGCAACTATTCTATCCGTGGCAGCTGAACCAATCGGGTCTGTCTCGTCTATCGCCTCCGATTCCGGTTTCGTGTGCCGGGTGTTCACTCCTGTTTCAGCGGGAGGGAGGTCTGTAAAGCCACTTTCTACTGCCTTCGTGCGGATAAGCCTATGATGGTTCGCGTAGCGGTTTTCGGCCTCCGTTTGCTTTTGTTTGCTATCCCACCAGGGAACACTGGGGAACTCATGAAGGTATCCGTCGAGCTGTATTCCGTTTGAATCACTTGCCATTGCCAGTGCGAGTTCGCCGTTAAAATTGTCCGTCGGGATATCGTTCAGATACACGAACGGATTGGTGTTGTCCACCGCCATCGGTGATGGTAACCGCTGGACAGGCGTCGGTGTGGGCGCTGAATCGGTTTTCGAAGGCGGTTCCTCCGGTGGCGTCGCGGCGGTGTTTTTTCGAGCAGGTGTGGCGGTTGAAGCAGTTCGAGTGGCCTCGGTAGTGGTGCTAGACTCGGACTGCTGTAACCCGGAACAACCGGATATCAGTGGGATCCCGCCTGCTGTGAGAGTTAAGTACGTTCGACGCTTCATTTGTCTTTCATATTGGCCCATATAGTAACATTTCTTTGGGGTGATATGGGTCACTGCCGAGTACGGCTCGACTTTCTTGTTGCTCCGGGAGACAGAATCGCATGCCGTGGGATACGCTGTTTGTGCCGAGTTCGACATACTCGGCCAGGAAGGCAACTGCTACCACCCATACCGAAGCCAGATAGTACAAACCAGCTGGGTCAACCAAAGAATAACAGTACTGTCAGCTGAAGTATGAAATGAGAGAAGAGTAAATAGACTATTCAGTTCACTATGAATACGGGCACACTCAAATCCGTGCTAGTCCCCGCAGTGCTTCCCGCGGTGTTGCTTGCGGGGGTAGAACTCCTTACCGCGTCACCGCTGGCGATCACAGGCCCATTCATTTTTGTCTTTCCGGAAATGACAATCGCAGCAGTTTCCGGCATGTTGCTGGGGCCACTCGCGCTGATCGGAATCGGACTTGGGGTGCTCTTCGATATATTCCTGACCGGAGTAAGCCCCCTTACAGATCTGTTACTACTGACAGTCGGTGGCTGGTGTGCGCTCTTTACCACAGAACGACGGTACAGGGAGCGTCTGGGAGAAACCCAGCTTATCATGCTTCTCCGAGAGTATGGACTGCGCGGAACCGGTGCTGTGCTGTTTTCGGCAGCAGTATTCTCGTGGGTGTACGTGATCACGAATACTGGGCGGTTCTATCCGAGAGCACTCGTGTTACTGGTGAATCTTTTTGTCTCCGTGGTGCTTCTCGGCGGAATCGCGATTAGTCTCTGTTATCCATTGTTTCGAAATTCCCGATTGTACGAGGGGTTGTCGACCATTCGTGCCGTATCCGAGAAAGGGTCATTCCCAAGAACACCAGGCCGGTCTCTCTCTTTCGTCAGTATTGTCTGGTTGCTCACCGGTTCTGGCATCAGCGTTTTCTTCGACGTGCTTGACCTCGTCCCACGATTCGTGTTTCGTCGACGCGGCATCGAAGCCTTACTCTCCCTGAAACAGATCAGTGTAGCGACGGACAGCGGGCAGACGGTTCAGATTCTATATGGTGGCGTCATGCTCGGCCTACTGATCGTGTTGCTGTGGAGCGTACCGGCCACAGATCGTGGGTAGGTTGACTTTGAGTTCAGGTTGTACGGGTCCTGAGCCCCTTATCGAATCGTAAGCGGGACAGTCCCGTTCACGACGACCCGAGGACAACCTCATCACGCTTCCAGAGGATTCCATGCTGTCCTGAATCATACATCTTGTTGTTAGTTGTTGACTCCGCTCGGAGCCACTCTTCAGATATCAGTATCTTCCCACTCTCGAAATCGAATACGACCGGATGGTCAGTCCAGGAGTCCCTGTAGAGGAGATAGCCATTTTCAGCCCGCAATGTCCCATTGTCGACAGTCGCACGTCCAACCGACGTGCCGCCGTAGCGCTCAATCGCGAGCGCATCGACCCAGGCAGTCTGAATGGGAATCCCGTGCGATCGCTTGAACTGATTGAGCTCCTGAAACGATTCCATCTCTGACTCGGAAAACTCGACCTGCCCTTGCGGTGGCCCGTTCGGTGGATCGTGGATCTGATACAGATCGTCACCAGCCCAAACAAACAACGGTGTCGTGGCTGCTAACAACACAAAGACAATGACTGGGACGACCCGGAGTGCAGGTCGAGACGCGGTGCTGCGGACCAGCCGGTACAGACCCAGTCC includes the following:
- a CDS encoding oligosaccharide flippase family protein; translated protein: MSDQTNSAMTGTDEDGSIHKLYEQIIKGGGIAFGASLFDKALGFLFNIVVARFLGASGYGLFVLGWTVVQFAQPISLLGLPDGVVRYVSKYRSEDADSQVRGTVFASIAITGLLGILFGILMVLFSGPLAVRVFEESALVPLLPILAVALPFRVLLTASTSVAVGFKRVGVQQGVLNVAFPILKLGLVAGALLLGYELKGMVTGFALAVVLSALLGLGLIPGLFEDIGFRGPIKADIKGLLRYSFPVFLSGFSYLALNQMDRLLLGTFRSSATVGIYNASSVLSQQGVIFFSALVTIFNPIASDLYSGNNITRLETVYQTVSRWVLIFTFPVVVIGSLFAAELLQLFNEQFTEGVPVLIILFAAQLLLVAVGPAGELLQMSGFQDIVLVDTVTMLVANVILNLFLIPQYGGVGAAVATAISISGVQLAELYQTKQYVGIQPIGRQYIITLVIGGVFALLAYLIGLRSFSLLPRIGMALGIAVVYVLVIWMFAVVDDDKDIFREFVG